The Clostridia bacterium DNA segment GCCTCGATCCGCAAGAACATGGCCTACGCATGGGCCCACATGGCGAACAACGTGGGCAGCGCGCTCTTCGGGATCATCTACATCATGTTGTGGCGCGCGGCGGCGCACGGGCGGCCGCTGGGCGCCTTCTCCGCGCGCGATCTCGAGAGTTACATCGCCGTGGGCCAGGTCGTGCTCTGGCTGACGACCTTCCTGCCCCCGTACCTGGGTATCGACCGGCACATCCGGACGGGGCAGATCGCGCTGGAGTTCGCGCGGCCGGTGGGGTACATGCCCCGCGTCCTCGCCGCCGCGGCGGGCGAGGTCGCCTACAACGCCGTCTTTCGCTGCCTTCCGCTGCTCGTCATGTTCACGCTGATGGGCGCCTTCCCCTGGGACAAGGTCGCCTCGCCCGCGCGCGTGGCCGCGGTGGCGGCGGCGTTCGCGCTGGCGGCGGCCATCGGGCTGCTGGTGCAGTACCTCGTGGGCATCGCAGGGTTCTGGACGACGGAAAGCCGCTGGGCGCGGCGCCTCTACTTCGCGCTGGCGATGTTCTGCGGCGGGCAGCTGTTCCCGTTGCAGCTCATGCCGGCGGGCCTCCGCGAAGCGCTCACGTGGCTGCCCTTCCAGGCGATGATCTCGTTTCCCGTGTCGGTGTGGCTGGGCGTCGACAGCTGGCAGGCGTGGACGTCCGCCGCGTTGTGGGTGGCCGGGCTGGCGTGGGTCGGCGCCGGACTCACGCGAAAGGCGGCGCGCCGTCTGGAGGTGCAGGGCGGATGAGGAAGGCGCTCGACGCGGTCGCAGACGGCATGCGCATGTACGCCATCGTGGCCGCGTCCAGCCTGCGCAGCCGCGCCGCGTACAGGTGGAACTTCATCCTCAGCCTTTTCTTCCAGATGCTGATGTACACCGGGGACGTGGCGGCCCTGCTCTTGATCGTCGGCAAGGTCCGCGGCATCGGCGGCTGGGGGACGTACGACATCCTCTTTCTGTCCGGCCTCGTGTTCGCCTCGTCGGGCGTGTACCGCGTGCTCGGGTCCGAATTGCACGACTTCGACAAGTACCTCGTCAACGGGGAGTTCGACGGCGTGCTGATCCGCCCGGCGCACACGCTGCTGACCGTCGCCGCGCGGTCCATCGACGTCGAGCAGGGCGGCGCGTTCCTTCAGGGGGTCGTGCTGATGGTCGTGGCCTGGCGGCACCTCGCGCCCGACCTGGGGCTCGGCGTGACGGACGCGCTGTGCGCCGCGCTGGCCGTGGCTTGCGGCGCCGTGATCTGGTTCGCCGTCGTGACGGCGACGGCCGCGCTCGGATTCTGGACGACGCGCATCGACGACCTGCAGCCCGTGCTGCTGTACGGGCCGGAGACGGCCGTGTCGTACCCCCTGTCGATCTACCCCAGGGCGGTGCGCTGGATCTTTCAGACGATCCTGCCCGTGGCGTTCGGCTCGTACGTGCCCGCGGCCGCCATCCTTCGCAAGGGCCCGCCGCTTTCGGACCTTGGATGGTGCGCCGCGGTGGCCGCGGCCAGCTTCGCCGCCGCCGTCGGGCTGTGGAATCTGGGCGTGAGACGGTACACGAGCACAGGGTCCTGACGGGCAGAGCGGACGAAGGGAGGCGATCGGGTGGCGATCATCGCGGCAGAGAGCCTGAGGAAGGTGTTCACGCGCGGGACGCGCCTCTTCGGCCGCAGGCGGGCCGGCGCGCCCGTGGACGTGGAAGCCGTGCGCGATCTCTCCTTCCGCATCGAGCCGGGGGAGTTCGTCGGCTTCCTCGGCCCGAACGGCGCCGGGAAGTCCACGACGATCAAGATGATGACGGGCATCCTCCACCCGACCTCCGGCCGGGTCACCGTCGACGGCCTTTCGCCGCAGGCGGACCGCGTGCGCCTGGCCCTGCGCATCGGCGTGGTGTTCGGGCAGCGGACGCAACTGTGGTGGGATCTCCCGCTGCGCGAATCCTTCCGCATCCTGCGGGCGATGTACCGCGTGCCCGCGGCGGACTACCGCCGCCGGATGGAGG contains these protein-coding regions:
- a CDS encoding ABC-2 family transporter protein; the encoded protein is MLYVALARASIRKNMAYAWAHMANNVGSALFGIIYIMLWRAAAHGRPLGAFSARDLESYIAVGQVVLWLTTFLPPYLGIDRHIRTGQIALEFARPVGYMPRVLAAAAGEVAYNAVFRCLPLLVMFTLMGAFPWDKVASPARVAAVAAAFALAAAIGLLVQYLVGIAGFWTTESRWARRLYFALAMFCGGQLFPLQLMPAGLREALTWLPFQAMISFPVSVWLGVDSWQAWTSAALWVAGLAWVGAGLTRKAARRLEVQGG
- a CDS encoding ABC-2 family transporter protein; amino-acid sequence: MRKALDAVADGMRMYAIVAASSLRSRAAYRWNFILSLFFQMLMYTGDVAALLLIVGKVRGIGGWGTYDILFLSGLVFASSGVYRVLGSELHDFDKYLVNGEFDGVLIRPAHTLLTVAARSIDVEQGGAFLQGVVLMVVAWRHLAPDLGLGVTDALCAALAVACGAVIWFAVVTATAALGFWTTRIDDLQPVLLYGPETAVSYPLSIYPRAVRWIFQTILPVAFGSYVPAAAILRKGPPLSDLGWCAAVAAASFAAAVGLWNLGVRRYTSTGS
- a CDS encoding ATP-binding cassette domain-containing protein, whose product is MAIIAAESLRKVFTRGTRLFGRRRAGAPVDVEAVRDLSFRIEPGEFVGFLGPNGAGKSTTIKMMTGILHPTSGRVTVDGLSPQADRVRLALRIGVVFGQRTQLWWDLPLRESFRILRAMYRVPAADYRRRMEALTELLGLDSFMDTPVRQLSLGQRMRGELAGALLHGPRVLFLDEPTIGLDVTAKAALRQFLRSLNAEFGTTVILTTHDMTDVEELCQRILVINQGTKVFDGSLAELHERVGMPSALRATFRDPPDRSRLPRA